The following coding sequences lie in one Dehalococcoidia bacterium genomic window:
- a CDS encoding IS630 family transposase, which produces DHISTVTKEVEAWCKSRNNLNAKINWHFTIDDARVKLRRLYPSIIT; this is translated from the coding sequence TTGATCACATCTCCACGGTAACGAAAGAAGTCGAGGCATGGTGCAAGAGCAGAAACAATCTAAATGCCAAGATTAATTGGCATTTTACCATAGACGACGCCAGGGTAAAATTGAGACGGCTTTATCCGTCAATCATTACGTGA